A window of the Cystobacter fuscus genome harbors these coding sequences:
- the rpmH gene encoding 50S ribosomal protein L34 produces the protein MSKRTYQPSKIKRNRTHGFRKRNSTRAGQDVLSRRRAKGRKRLVVSAYKK, from the coding sequence GTGTCCAAGCGCACCTACCAGCCGTCGAAGATCAAGCGCAACCGTACCCACGGGTTCCGCAAGCGTAACTCCACCCGCGCGGGCCAGGACGTGCTCAGCCGCCGCCGCGCCAAGGGCCGCAAGCGCCTGGTCGTGTCCGCTTACAAGAAGTAG